A portion of the Melanotaenia boesemani isolate fMelBoe1 chromosome 2, fMelBoe1.pri, whole genome shotgun sequence genome contains these proteins:
- the LOC121628238 gene encoding uncharacterized protein LOC121628238 — MNINMSGYSYQWAEDDFLPPGVIRLTATQPDDGKTYVMYHGTTWANATSIMASGFCQSADGMLGPGVYLSRDLQKASRYPIDHPEYDKVVLKVKVNVGKVAVINHQHHPFQKTWSQYGYDTAWVPPNCGMVKSGLEENCIYDPRRIQILQLIKPVQVSGQPFSYPYGAYGYMYTNDSQDLSPNLKAEEGSLSSTGVNPNVQAPSCGGFLRQAEREADTLRGGHEHRNINMSGSSYQWAEDDFLPPGVIRLSAQQPDDGKTYVMYHGTTRANAQSIRASGFRRSADGMLGPGVYLSRDLEKASRYPIGLSDDNKTVIKVKVNVGKVVVINRQNHPRQKTWSQHGYDTAWVPPNCGMVKSGLEENCVYDPSRIQILQLIGPKKVQTQPCHCGCGSRGYM, encoded by the exons GAACATCAACATGAGTGGGTATAGTTACCAGTGGGCTGAAGATGACTTCCTTCCACCAGGAGTAATTCGACTCACTGCCACACAACCAGATGATGGTAAAACCTACGTCATGTATCATGGCACCACGTGGGCAAATGCTACAAGCATCATGGCTTCAGGTTTTTGTCAATCTGCTGATGGGATGCTTGGCCCCGGCGTCTACCTCAGTAGAGACCTGCAGAAAGCAAGCCGCTATCCGATTGATCACCCGGAGTATGACAAggttgttttaaaagttaaagtcaACGTGGGAAAAGTGGCTGTCATCAACCATCAGCACCATCCATTCCAGAAGACCTGGAGTCAGTACGGGTACGACACCGCCTGGGTGCCACCCAACTGTGGGATGGTGAAGAGCGGTCTGGAAGAGAACTGCATCTACGACCCGCGTAGAATCCAGATCCTTCAGCTCATCAAACCAGTCCAAGTCTCGGGCCAGCCTTTCTCTTATCCATATGGTGCATACGGTTACATGTA cacaaacgacagtcaggacctgtcccccaACCTGAAGGCGGAGGAAGGCTCCCTctcatccaccggggtaaaccccaacgtacaggcaccaagttgTGGGGG GTTTTTAAGGCAAGCAGAGCGGGAAGCTGACACACTCCGAGGCGGACACGAACACAG GAACATCAACATGAGTGGGTCTAGTTACCAGTGGGCTGAAGATGACTTCCTTCCACCAGGGGTAATTCGACTGAGTGCCCAACAACCAGATGATGGTAAAACCTACGTCATGTATCATGGCACCACCCGGGCAAATGCTCAAAGCATTAGGGCTTCGGGTTTTCGCCGATCCGCCGATGGGATGCTTGGCCCCGGTGTCTACCTCAGCAGAGACCTGGAAAAAGCAAGCCGCTATCCGATTGGTCTCAGTGACGATAACAAGACTGTAATCAAAGTTAAAGTGAATGTGGGAAAAGTGGTTGTTATTAATCGACAGAACCACCCGCGCCAGAAGACCTGGAGTCAACACGGCTACGACACCGCCTGGGTGCCGCCCAACTGTGGGATGGTGAAGAGCGGCCTGGAGGAGAACTGCGTCTACGATCCCAGTCGAATCCAGATCCTTCAGCTCATTGGTCCAAAGAAAGTCCAAACCCAGCCTTGCCATTGTGGATGTGGTTCACGCGGTTACATGTAG